In a genomic window of uncultured Flavobacterium sp.:
- a CDS encoding TonB-dependent receptor, with protein MKKIILALILGFSGLLSAQNSVSGTVTNLENKPVSNVSVYAPELHKGTKTDENGKYEFKNLPNGSFRLAFTFVGYTTQNKTIDKLLKENTLDVTLTESIFEMDEVVVSTPFNKLQSQNVMKVEHESIKTLQQKGTSTLIEGLATIPGVSQISTGTSIGKPVIRGLSGNRVLVYSQGVRIENQQFGDEHGLGLNDAGIESVEVIKGPASLLYGSDALGGVLYFNPEKFADANTFKANFSQKYFTNTQGSNSSIGLKTSSDNWKFLARGSFNTHSDYKIADGERVTNTRYNETDFKTGIGYSNSSFSSVLRYNYNKLDLGMPDNGIGEQSTSKNTEFPRQGIFNHLLSLNNVIFFQNSKLDVDLGYIANDRSEFEDSNEASLHMKLNTFNYNAKYHFPKFGKIEAIFGVQGMHQTNKNSGEEYLIPDATTNDFGAFGTANYEWGSNVLQAGLRFDNRKITSIAHGTEGEEGYFLPLDRSFDSFNASLGYKTKLAEPLTLRLNVASGFRAPNLAELTSNGVHEGTNRYEIGKADLKTEQNVQTDLNLEYKNTHFEFFINGFYNHINNYIYTSPTGEIRDNNDVFAYIQDNANLYGGEVGLHFHPHPLDWLHFETSFETVTGKKQNGDYLPLIPANNWNNTLRTEFKIKDWFQEGYASVNVSSTFNQNNVSGFETASNGYTLVNLGFGGTVKLGKHAFDVNLNGNNLFDKKYIAHLSRLKTDGIPNIGRNIVLGVNFNL; from the coding sequence ATGAAAAAAATAATATTAGCCCTTATTTTAGGGTTTTCGGGCCTGCTTTCGGCTCAAAATTCTGTTTCAGGAACGGTAACCAATCTTGAAAACAAACCAGTGTCAAATGTTTCTGTTTATGCGCCTGAATTACATAAAGGAACGAAAACTGACGAAAACGGAAAATACGAATTCAAAAATCTTCCAAACGGAAGCTTTAGACTTGCCTTTACTTTTGTTGGGTACACAACTCAAAATAAAACAATCGATAAATTATTAAAAGAAAATACGCTGGATGTAACGCTTACGGAATCTATTTTTGAAATGGACGAAGTTGTAGTTTCAACGCCTTTCAACAAATTACAATCTCAAAACGTAATGAAAGTCGAGCATGAAAGTATTAAAACACTTCAACAAAAAGGAACTTCGACTTTGATCGAAGGTTTGGCTACAATTCCTGGAGTTTCGCAAATTTCAACAGGAACTTCTATCGGAAAACCGGTAATTCGCGGTCTTAGCGGAAATCGTGTTTTGGTATATTCTCAAGGTGTTCGTATCGAAAATCAACAGTTTGGAGACGAACATGGTTTAGGTTTAAATGATGCCGGAATCGAAAGTGTTGAAGTTATAAAAGGACCTGCTTCTTTATTGTACGGTTCTGATGCTCTGGGTGGAGTTTTGTATTTTAATCCTGAAAAATTTGCTGATGCGAATACGTTTAAAGCTAATTTCAGCCAAAAATATTTCACGAATACACAAGGAAGTAACTCTTCTATTGGATTAAAAACTTCTAGCGACAACTGGAAATTTCTGGCTCGCGGAAGTTTCAACACGCATTCTGATTACAAAATTGCCGACGGAGAACGTGTAACAAACACGCGTTATAATGAAACTGATTTTAAAACCGGAATTGGATATAGCAACTCTAGTTTTTCAAGTGTTTTGAGATACAATTACAATAAACTTGATCTTGGAATGCCGGATAATGGAATTGGAGAACAATCTACAAGCAAAAACACGGAGTTTCCAAGACAAGGAATTTTCAACCATTTATTGAGTTTAAACAACGTTATCTTTTTTCAAAACTCAAAATTAGATGTTGATTTAGGTTATATCGCAAATGACAGAAGTGAGTTTGAAGACAGCAACGAAGCTTCTCTTCATATGAAACTGAATACTTTTAATTATAATGCTAAATATCATTTCCCTAAATTTGGTAAAATTGAAGCTATTTTTGGCGTTCAGGGAATGCATCAAACGAACAAAAATTCTGGTGAAGAATATTTAATTCCTGACGCTACAACAAATGATTTTGGTGCTTTTGGAACTGCAAATTACGAATGGGGAAGCAATGTTTTGCAAGCCGGATTACGTTTTGACAATAGAAAAATAACTTCTATCGCGCACGGAACTGAAGGTGAAGAAGGTTATTTTTTACCATTAGACCGATCATTTGACAGTTTTAATGCTTCTTTGGGTTATAAAACAAAATTGGCTGAACCTTTAACACTTCGATTGAATGTGGCTTCTGGATTTAGAGCACCAAATTTAGCTGAGTTAACTTCTAACGGAGTTCACGAAGGAACTAACCGATATGAAATTGGAAAAGCTGATTTGAAAACGGAACAAAACGTTCAGACGGATTTAAATTTAGAATATAAAAACACTCACTTTGAGTTTTTCATTAACGGATTTTATAATCATATAAACAACTATATCTATACTTCGCCAACTGGAGAAATACGCGATAACAATGATGTTTTTGCTTATATTCAGGACAATGCTAATTTGTATGGTGGTGAAGTTGGTTTGCATTTTCACCCGCATCCATTGGATTGGTTGCATTTTGAAACCAGTTTTGAAACTGTAACAGGTAAAAAACAAAACGGTGATTATTTACCTTTAATTCCGGCAAACAACTGGAATAATACTTTAAGAACAGAGTTCAAAATCAAAGATTGGTTCCAGGAAGGTTATGCTTCTGTAAACGTTTCTTCTACTTTTAATCAGAATAATGTAAGTGGTTTCGAAACGGCTTCAAACGGTTATACTTTAGTAAATCTTGGTTTTGGCGGAACGGTAAAATTGGGTAAACATGCTTTTGATGTGAACCTGAACGGAAACAATTTATTCGATAAAAAATACATTGCTCACCTTTCAAGATTAAAAACAGACGGTATTCCAAATATTGGAAGAAATATCGTTCTGGGAGTTAATTTTAATTTATAA